DNA from Oryzisolibacter sp. LB2S:
CGCGACAGGCGCTCCTCGGGCTGCTGCAGTCCCGTGGCGCCATGGTCCAGCCACAGCCCCTGGCGCCGCGACTGCTGGGCGTCGCGGCTGACAAGGTCGGCGTTGCCCGTGGCCAGCGACCGGGCGGCTTTCTTCCAGACCACGAGCCTGAGCGGATCGCCGCGCCGGTAGGCGCGCACGCCATCGAACTCCACGCCGCCGCGGGCCTGGGCCGCGCCGGCGCCGGTCTGCTGGGCCTCGGCCTGCGGCAGCGGGGGGGCGGGCGTCTCGGGCCGTGGATAGACCATGACCTGGGCGGCCGGGCGCCACAGCGCCCAGACGCGAAACGTGCCCAGCGGGTAGCGCGTCTCCAGGCGCAGCGTGGGCACGGTCTGCAGGCCGCGGCGCGTGGGCTGGAAGGACAGCTCGACCATGGCGCTGCCCTGGCCCGGCACATCGGTCCAGGCCCATTGCGCGGCCTGGCTGCCGCGCACGGCCACGGCAATGCCATAGCGCACGGACGCCGTGGCGCTGTGCAGCTGCACCTGCAGGGCCGCGCGCGCTCCCAGAAACTGCGGCTCGGGCTGCAACAGCCGCAGCTGCAGGCCGCGCAGCGTGCCGTGGCACAGGTGCACGCTCACGATGGCGCTGCCGGCGAGCAGAAAGGTCAGCAGATAGCCCAGGTTGAGCTGGAAGTTGATCGAGGCCACGAGCAGCACCAGCAGCGTGAGCGCCAGCATCCAGCCCGAGGCCGTGGGCAGGATGTAGCAGTTGCGCTGCGTCAGCGTCAGGGTGTCGCTCTGCGGCAGGCGCAGGGTCCACCAGCGCCGCCAGCGTCTGGTCACGGCCGTCCAGTGGGAGTGCAGTCTGCCGAACATCAGGGCAGGGGCACGGATTCGAGCATGGCACGCACCTGCTCCACGCTGCCGCGCCCGGCGCTGCCCACGGGCACCAGGCGGTGGGCGATGGTCTGCGGCAGCACGGCCTGTACGTCGTCGGGCGCCACGTAGTCGCGCCCCTCGATCAGGGCCCGGGCCTTGGCGGCGCGCATCAGCGCAATGCCGGCGCGCGGCGACAGGCCCTGCACGAACCACTGGCCCGAGCGCGTGGCCGCGATCAGGTCCTGCACATAGCCGAGCAGGGGTGCGGCAGCATGCACGGCCAGCACCTGGCGCTGCAGCGCGTCGAGCTCGCCCTGCGACAGCAGCGGGGGCAGATGGGCCACCATGTCCCGGCGGTCGCCGCCGGCGAGCAGTTCGCGCTCGCTGGCACGGTCGGGGTAGCCCAGCGAGATGCGCATCAGAAAGCGGTCGAGCTGGCTCTCGGGCAGCAGATAGGTGCCGAGCTGGTCGTACGGGTTCTGCGTGGCGATCACGAAGAACGGCTGGGGCAGGGGGCGCGTCGCGCCCTCCACCGAGACCTGCTTTTCCTCCATGGCCTCGAGCAGCGCGCTCTGCGTCTTGGGGCTGGCGCGGTTGATCTCGTCGGCCAGCAGCACCTGGGTGAACACCGGGCCGGGATGGAAGCGAAAGTCCTCCGTGCCGCGCTCGTACACCGACACGCCCGTGAGGTCGCTGGGCATGAGGTCGGCGGTGAACTGCACGCGTGTGAACTGCAGGCCGAAGGTGCGCGCGAGCGCATGGGCGAGCGTGGTTTTGCCGACACCGGGTACGTCTTCGATGAGCAGGTGACCGCCGGCCAGAAGGCAGGTCACGCAGTCCTGGACTTGTAAGCTTTTCCCGGTGATCACCGTGTTAAGCTGGTCCAACAGGGATTGGATCTTGTGCTGTGCGTGCATGGTGCGACGTTACCTGAAAACAATTGATACAACGGAGATGAACGGTGAGCAAGACGGGCTATTACACCCACAGCGATTGCCGCAAGCATGAAATGGGGCCCGGTCACCCGGAATGTCCGGCGCGGCTCGATGCCATCGAGGACAGGCTGCTGGTCACGGGCGTTGCCGATGCGCTCGATCATCGCGAGGCGCCGCTGGCGTCGCTGACGGACATCGAGCTCGCCCATGACCGCATGCATGTGGCGGCGCTGCGAGGGCTGGCCCTCAGGGTTGCCGAGGAAGAGGATGCCGGCGGCTCGCCCTACATCCAGCTCGACACCGACACCGCCATGAACCGCCACACCTGGACCGCGGCCCTGCGTTCGGCCGGCGCCGCCGTGGCCGCCGTCGATGCCATCATGGCTGGCGAGCTCGAGAACGCCTTTTGCAGCGTGCGCCCGCCGGGCCACCATGCGGAACACAACAAGGCCATGGGCTTTTGCTTCTTCAACAACGTGGCCGTCGCCGCCAAGTACGCGCTGCAGCGCTACAACTTGAAGCGTGTGGCCGTGGTCGACTTCGACGTGCACCATGGCAACGGTACCGAAGACATCCTGGCCGGCGACGAGCGCGCCCTCATGGTCAGCATCTTCCAGCATCCCTTCTACCCCTACTGCGGCGACAAGGACCCGGCGCCCAACATGCTCAACGTGCCCGTGCCCGCCTATACCAAGGGCATGGACGTGCGCGAGATCGTCGAGATGGTGTGGATGCCGCGCCTGGAGGAATTCAAGCCCGAGATGATCTTCATCAGCGCGGGCTTTGACGCTCACCGCGATGACGACATGGGCCAGCTCGGCCTGACCGAGCAGGACTACGCGTGGATCACCATGCGCATCAAGGATGTCGCGCGGCGCTTCTCCCACAAGCGCATCGTCTCCTGCCTCGAGGGGGGATATGTGATGGGGCCGCTCGCGCGCAGCGTGGAGGCCCATGTGCGCGTGCTGGCCGATCTGTGAAGGAATGGGACCGATGACGAATGCAACGGAGCTGCTGCAGGTGGCGCGCGACGGGCGCGGCGTGGTCACGCTCACGCTCAATGACCCGGCGCGCTTCAACGCCCTGGGCCACGACATGCTTGCCGCGCTGCAGTGCGCCCTGGCCGATGTGGCGCAGGACGATGAGGCACGCGTCGTCGTGCTGGCGGCTGCGGGCAAGGCCTTTTGCGCCGGCCACAACCTCAAGGACATGGCGGCGCACCCGGACCTGGCCTGGTACCAGGATTTGTTCACGCGCTGCAGCCGCATGATGCTCGCCATCCACCGGCTGCCCGTGCCGGTCATCGCACGCGTGCATGGCATGGCCACGGCGGCGGGCTGCCAGCTCGTCGCGCAATGTGACCTCGCCGTGGCCAGCGAGGCGGCGAGCTTTGCCACCAGCGGCATTCACTACGGCCTGTTCTGCGCCACGCCCAGCGTGCCGCTGGTGCGCAACGTGCCGGCCAAGCGGGCCATGGAAATGCTGCTCACGGGCGACTTCATCGACGCGCGCACGGCGCTCGCCGAGGGGCTGGTCAACCGCGTGGTGGCGCACGAGGCGCTCGACGCCGAGGTCGAATCCCTGGTGCAGGCCATCGTGCAGAAGCCGCGCGCCGCCGTGGCCATGGGCAAGGCCCTGGTCTACCAGCAGCGCGAGCTCGGCCTGGAGGCTGCCTACCAGCTCGCCGGCCAGACCATGGCCACCAACATGATGGACGAGGCCGCGCAGGAGGGCGCACGCGCCTTTGCCGAAAAGCGCCAGCCGGCCTGGAAGCGGGGTTGACCGCCCCGGCTCCAAGACCCCCTGCAGGCCCTACGGAATGCCTCTCGACCATACGGGAACTCGCTGGCATAATCGCCAAAAAGCACGATCGTTCGTTTTTACGTACCTGTTGGCTTGCGCATGGCGCGTGTTGCAGTGCGCAATAGAATGGACGGGTTTACGTACACGTCAATCAATCAACCATTGAAGGAGCCGCAGCAATGAAGGTCTTGGTCCCCGTCAAACGCGTGGTGGACTACAACGTGAAGGTCCGCGTGAAGTCGGACGGCACGGGTGTGGACATCGCCAACGTCAAGATGAGCATGAACCCCTTTGACGAGATCGCCGTCGAAGAGGCCGTGCGCCTCAAGGAAAAGGGCGCCGCCACCGAGGTCATCGCCGTCTCCTGCGGCGTGGCGCAATGCCAGGAAACCCTGCGCACCGCCCTGGCCATCGGCGCCGACCGCGCCATCCTGGTCGAGACCGACGCAGAGCTCCAGCCCCTGGCCGTGGCCAAGCTGCTCAAGGCCCTGGTCGACAAGGAACAGCCCGGCCTCGTGATCCTGGGCAAGCAGGCCATCGACGACGACGCCAACCAGACCGGCCAGATGCTCGCCGCGCTCGCCGACCTGCCCCAGGCCACGTTCGCGAGCAAGGTGGAGGTCGCAGGTGACAAGGTCAACGTCACGCGCGAGGTCGACGGCGGCCTGGAAACCCTGGAGCTGAGCCAGCCGGCCGTCATCACCACCGACCTGCGCCTGAACGAGCCGCGCTACGTCACGCTGCCCAACATCATGAAGGCCAAGAAAAAGCCGCTCGAGACCGTCAAGCCCGAGGACCTGGGCGTGGACGTGGCCCCGCGCCTGAAGACCCTCAAGGTGGCCGAGCCCCCGAAGCGCGGCGCCGGCATCAAGGTGCCCGACGTGGCCACGCTGGTCGCCAAACTCAGGAATGAAGCCAAGGTCATCTAAGGACCGGTAGGAGAACAAGACCATGACCGCACTCGTTATTGCCGAACACGACAACGCAAGCCTGAAGAGCGCCACCCTCAACACCGTCACGGCCGCCGCCGCCTGCGGGGGCGAGGTCCATGTGCTCGTCGCCGGAGAAAACGCTGGCGCCGCCGCCCAGGCCGCCGCCCAGATCGCCGGCGTCGCCAAGGTGCTGCACGCCGACGGCGCCGCCTTGAAGGACGGCCTGGCGGAAAACCTCGCCGCCCAGGTGCTCGCCATTGCCGGCGGCTACAGCCACATCCTGTTCCCGGCCACGGCCAGCGGCAAGAACGTGGCCCCGCGCGTGGCCGCCAAGCTCGACGTGGCGCAGATCAGCGACATCACCCGCGTCGACAGCCCCGATACCTTCGAGCGCCCCATCTACGCGGGCAACGCCATCGCCACCGTGCAAAGCGCCGACGCCGTGAAGGTCATCACCGTGCGCGGCACGGGCTTTGATGCGGCCGCTGCCACCGGTGGCAGCGCCCAGGTCGAGACCATCGCCGCCGTGCAGGACGCGGGCAAGAGCCGCTTTGTGGGCCGCGAGGTCACCAAGAGCGACCGGCCCGAGCTCACCGCAGCCAAGATCATCGTCTCGGGCGGCCGCGCGCTGGGCAGCGCCGAGAAGTTCAACGAGGTCATCACGCCGCTGGCCGACAAGCTCGGCGCGGCCATTGGCGCGAGCCGCGCGGCGGTGGACGCGGGCTATGCGCCCAACGACCTGCAGGTGGGTCAGACGGGCAAGATCGTCGCGCCCCAGCTCTACATCGCCTGCGGCATCTCGGGTGCGATCCAGCACCTGGCGGGCATGAAGGACAGCAAGGTCATCGTGGCCATCAACAAGGACCCCGAGGCGCCCATCTTCAGCGTGGCCGACTATGGGCTGGAGGCCGATCTGTTCCAGGCCGTGCCTGAGCTGGTCAAGGCCTTGTAAGCCAGCACACCGATCCAAGGCATCGCTTGCGATGCCTTTTTTTTGACTGCCATTGGCATCGATTCTGTATTGAAGGACCCCCATGAGCTACACCGCCCCCATCAAGGACATGCTGTTTGCCATCGAGCATCTGGCACACATCGACCAGGTGGCGCAGATCCCCGGCTTCGAGGATGCCGGCCTGGACACGGCCGCCGCCGTGCTCGAGGAATGCGCCAAGTTCAACGAGGGGGTGGTGGCGCCGCTGAATGTCGAAGGCGACAAGAACCCTTCCTCGTTTGCCAATGGCGAGGTCACGACGACGCCCGGCTTCAAGCAGGCCTTTGCCCAGTTTGCCGAGGGCGGCTGGCAGGGCCTGCAGCACCCCGCGGACTTCGGCGGCCAGGGCCTGCCCAAGACCATTGGCGCGGCCTGCGGCGAGATTCTCAACAGCGCCAACCTGAGCTTTGCACTCTGCCCGCTGCTGACCGACGGCGCCATCGAGGCGCTGCTCACGGCCGGCAGCGAAGAGCTCAAGGCCACCTATCTCGAAAAGCTGATCAGTGGCCAATGGACCGGCACCATGAACCTGACCGAGCCCCAGGCGGGCTCGGATCTGGCCCTGGTGCGCTCGCGCGCCGAGCCGCAGGGTGACGGCACGTACAAGGTCTTCGGCACCAAGATCTTCATCACCTACGGTGAGCACGACATGGCCGAGAACATCGTGCACCTGGTGCTGGCGCGCGTGGCCGGCGCGCCCGAGGGCGTCAAGGGCATCAGCCTGTTCGTCGTGCCCAAGTTCATGGTGAACGCCGACGGCAGCCTGGGCGCAAGGAACGACGTGCACTGCGTCTCCATCGAGCACAAGCTCGGCATCAAGGCCAGCCCCACGGCCGTGCTGCAGTTCGGCGACCATGGCGGCGCCGTGGGCTACCTCGTGGGCGAGGAGAACCGCGGCCTCGAATACATGTTCATCATGATGAACGCCGCCCGCTACGCCGTTGGCATGCAGGGCATTGCCGTGGCCGAGCGCGCCTACCAGCATGCCGTGCAATACGCCCGCGACCGCGTGCAGAGCCGCCCCGTGGACGGCAGCCTGCCGGGTGCCGGCCCCATCATCCACCACCCCGACGTGCGCCGCATGCTCATGACCATGCGCGCCTACACCGAGGGCTGCCGCGCCATGGCCACGGTGGCCGCGGCCGCCTACGACGCCGCACACCACCACCCGGACGCACAGGTGGCCAAGGACAACGCGGCCTTCTATGAATTCATGGTGCCGCTGGTCAAGGGTTACAGCACCGAGATGAGCCAGGAGGTCACCAGCCTGGGCGTGCAGGTGCACGGCGGCATGGGCTTCATCGAGGAAACCGGCGCCGCGCAGTACTACCGCGACGCACGCATCCTGACGATCTACGAGGGCACGACGGCCATCCAGGCCAACGACCTCGTGGGCCGCAAGACCGCACGCGACGGTGGCCAGATGGCCAAGGCCGTGGCCGCGCAGATCGAGGCCACCGAGGGCGCGCTGCGTGCCAGCGGCACGGCCGACGCGCTGGCCGTGGCGCGGCGCCTGACGGCCGCGCGCCAGGCCTTCCTGGACGCCGTGGACTTCATCGCCGCCAACACCCGCGCCAACCCGAACGCCGCCTTTGCCGGCAGCGTGCCCTACCTGATGCTGGCGGGCAACGTAGTGGCCGGCTGGCAACTGGGCCGCGCGCTGCTCGTGGCGCAGGAGCTGTCAAACAAGGGACAGGACGCAGGCTTCATGCAGGCCAAGATCGCTACCGCGCGCTTCTACGCCGAGCACATCCTCGTGAAGGCGGGCGCGCAGCGCGATGCCATCGTCGAGGGCGCCTCCAGCGTCACGGCAATGGCGCTGGAAGCCTTTTGATCGACCCCTTGTTTTGATAGCTGTCCGCGCTTGCCTGGCAAGCGCTGGAGCCTGATTTGACTATGGAGACTGCCCGCATGTCCAAGCTGCCGCCGGCTTTGCGAAAGCTCACGCTGCCCGTGATTGGTTCACCGCTGTTCATCATCAGCAATCCCAGACTCGTCATCGAGCAGTGCAAGGCCGGCATCGTGGGCTCCATGCCCGCGCTCAATGCCCGGCCTGCGTCCCAGCTCGACGAGTGGCTGCACGAGATCACAGAGACCCTGGCCGCCTGGGACCGGGCACATCCGGACAGCCCCTCGGCGCCGTTTGCGATCAACCAGATCGTGCACAAGAGCAACGAGCGGCTGGAGCACGACATGCAGGTCTGCGCCAAGTACAAGGTGCCCATCGTCATCACGTCCCTGGGCGCGCGCGAGGATGTGAACCAGGCCGTGCATGGCTGGGGTGGCGTCGTGCTGCACGACATCATCAACAACAAGTTTGCGAAGAAGGCCATAGAGAAGGGCGCCGACGGCCTGATCGCCGTGGCGGCCGGCGCAGGCGGCCATGCGGGCGTGAAGAGCCCGTTTGCGCTCATTCAGGAAATCCGCCAGTGGTTCGACGGGCCGCTGGCGCTGTCGGGCTCGATCGCCTCGGGCGGCGCCATCCTCGCGGCCCAGGCTTGTGGAGCGGACTTCGCCTACATCGGCTCGGCCTTCATCGCCACGCACGAGGCGCGAGCCGTGGACGCCTACAAGCAGGCCATCGTCGATGGCAGCTCCGACGACATCGTCTACAGCAATCTGTTCACGGGCGTGCATGGCAACTACCTTGCGCCCTCGATCCGCGCGGCCGGGCTGGACCCGGACAACCTGCCCGAATCCGACCCGAGCAAGATGAACTTCGGAGGCGACGCGAAGAAGGCCTGGAAGGACATCTGGGGCTGCGGCCAGGGCATCGGCCATATCACCGAGGTCACGTCGGCCGCCGAACTCATTGCGCGCCTGCGCCGCGAGTACCAGGCAGCGCGCGAGCGCCTGGCGCTCTGAAGCCTGCTCTCACGGCTGCTCTCACGGCTTACGGGCGAAAGAAGGCGTCGAGCACCGGCGCCAGCGTGGGAAACTCCTGCGCAAAGCGTGGCCGATCAATGAGGTAGGCCTCGCAGGCCACGGCGAAGAACTCCGCGGGTGCCGTGGCCCCATAGGCGTCGAGCCAGGGCCAGTCGCCGCCGAAGCGCTCGGCGATGATGACCTGCTCGCGGAACTGCTCGTAGGCCGGCTCCCAGGCCGCGCGCCAGGCCGCATGGGCCGCGCGCACGCCGGTCGTACCCATGAAGCCCGGCGGCAGCGGCGGGTTGCCGTCGGCCGGGCCGTTCCTCATGTCGATCTTGTGCATGAACTCGTGGATCACCACGCTGCTCGCCTGCCCATGGCCGGCGCCGTCCACGGCGGGCCAGCTCAGCATCACCGGGCCATGCTCCATGGCCTCGCCCAGCAGCACCTCGTCGTAGTGGTGCACCACGCCGGCCTCGTCCACGGCCTTGCGCCGCGCGAGCGCCTCGGCCGGGTGCACGACGATGCCGACAAAGTCGTCATACCAGGCCAGCGCCGTCTCCGGCGCGCCCCAGTGCAGCAGCGGCAGACAGGCCTGGGCGGCGATGGCCACGGCCATGGCGTCCGTCACCTGCAGGCCATGGGCGCCGCTGAACTCCTTGTGCTGCAGGAAGAGCGCGCTCAGGGCGCGCAGCTTGGCCTGGTCCTGCAGGGGCAGGGCGGCCAGAAAGGCGTGGCGCTGCAGCGTCTGCAGCCACAGGGCGGCGGAGATCTCGGGGACCGGCGCGATGGCGGCGCGCAGGCGCCGGGCCATGCGGCGCAGAAAGTGCAGGGCGGCGGCCATGCCGCTAGTGTCCTGGGTTGGAGGTTCGTTGAAAAACAAATCGACCGAGATCGGTGCCAGGCAAGGCGCGAACCGCAGCCATAGCCGTAGCTATGGCGAGGGTTCGCAACGCCGCATGGCGCCGATATTCGGGTGATCT
Protein-coding regions in this window:
- a CDS encoding M90 family metallopeptidase, producing the protein MAAALHFLRRMARRLRAAIAPVPEISAALWLQTLQRHAFLAALPLQDQAKLRALSALFLQHKEFSGAHGLQVTDAMAVAIAAQACLPLLHWGAPETALAWYDDFVGIVVHPAEALARRKAVDEAGVVHHYDEVLLGEAMEHGPVMLSWPAVDGAGHGQASSVVIHEFMHKIDMRNGPADGNPPLPPGFMGTTGVRAAHAAWRAAWEPAYEQFREQVIIAERFGGDWPWLDAYGATAPAEFFAVACEAYLIDRPRFAQEFPTLAPVLDAFFRP
- a CDS encoding DUF58 domain-containing protein, whose amino-acid sequence is MFGRLHSHWTAVTRRWRRWWTLRLPQSDTLTLTQRNCYILPTASGWMLALTLLVLLVASINFQLNLGYLLTFLLAGSAIVSVHLCHGTLRGLQLRLLQPEPQFLGARAALQVQLHSATASVRYGIAVAVRGSQAAQWAWTDVPGQGSAMVELSFQPTRRGLQTVPTLRLETRYPLGTFRVWALWRPAAQVMVYPRPETPAPPLPQAEAQQTGAGAAQARGGVEFDGVRAYRRGDPLRLVVWKKAARSLATGNADLVSRDAQQSRRQGLWLDHGATGLQQPEERLSRLAAWVLQADRLGVDYGLRLPGQQIAPDHGPAHRRRCLEALALS
- a CDS encoding electron transfer flavoprotein subunit alpha/FixB family protein; this translates as MTALVIAEHDNASLKSATLNTVTAAAACGGEVHVLVAGENAGAAAQAAAQIAGVAKVLHADGAALKDGLAENLAAQVLAIAGGYSHILFPATASGKNVAPRVAAKLDVAQISDITRVDSPDTFERPIYAGNAIATVQSADAVKVITVRGTGFDAAAATGGSAQVETIAAVQDAGKSRFVGREVTKSDRPELTAAKIIVSGGRALGSAEKFNEVITPLADKLGAAIGASRAAVDAGYAPNDLQVGQTGKIVAPQLYIACGISGAIQHLAGMKDSKVIVAINKDPEAPIFSVADYGLEADLFQAVPELVKAL
- a CDS encoding MoxR family ATPase; this translates as MHAQHKIQSLLDQLNTVITGKSLQVQDCVTCLLAGGHLLIEDVPGVGKTTLAHALARTFGLQFTRVQFTADLMPSDLTGVSVYERGTEDFRFHPGPVFTQVLLADEINRASPKTQSALLEAMEEKQVSVEGATRPLPQPFFVIATQNPYDQLGTYLLPESQLDRFLMRISLGYPDRASERELLAGGDRRDMVAHLPPLLSQGELDALQRQVLAVHAAAPLLGYVQDLIAATRSGQWFVQGLSPRAGIALMRAAKARALIEGRDYVAPDDVQAVLPQTIAHRLVPVGSAGRGSVEQVRAMLESVPLP
- a CDS encoding acyl-CoA dehydrogenase — translated: MSYTAPIKDMLFAIEHLAHIDQVAQIPGFEDAGLDTAAAVLEECAKFNEGVVAPLNVEGDKNPSSFANGEVTTTPGFKQAFAQFAEGGWQGLQHPADFGGQGLPKTIGAACGEILNSANLSFALCPLLTDGAIEALLTAGSEELKATYLEKLISGQWTGTMNLTEPQAGSDLALVRSRAEPQGDGTYKVFGTKIFITYGEHDMAENIVHLVLARVAGAPEGVKGISLFVVPKFMVNADGSLGARNDVHCVSIEHKLGIKASPTAVLQFGDHGGAVGYLVGEENRGLEYMFIMMNAARYAVGMQGIAVAERAYQHAVQYARDRVQSRPVDGSLPGAGPIIHHPDVRRMLMTMRAYTEGCRAMATVAAAAYDAAHHHPDAQVAKDNAAFYEFMVPLVKGYSTEMSQEVTSLGVQVHGGMGFIEETGAAQYYRDARILTIYEGTTAIQANDLVGRKTARDGGQMAKAVAAQIEATEGALRASGTADALAVARRLTAARQAFLDAVDFIAANTRANPNAAFAGSVPYLMLAGNVVAGWQLGRALLVAQELSNKGQDAGFMQAKIATARFYAEHILVKAGAQRDAIVEGASSVTAMALEAF
- a CDS encoding histone deacetylase family protein, producing MGPGHPECPARLDAIEDRLLVTGVADALDHREAPLASLTDIELAHDRMHVAALRGLALRVAEEEDAGGSPYIQLDTDTAMNRHTWTAALRSAGAAVAAVDAIMAGELENAFCSVRPPGHHAEHNKAMGFCFFNNVAVAAKYALQRYNLKRVAVVDFDVHHGNGTEDILAGDERALMVSIFQHPFYPYCGDKDPAPNMLNVPVPAYTKGMDVREIVEMVWMPRLEEFKPEMIFISAGFDAHRDDDMGQLGLTEQDYAWITMRIKDVARRFSHKRIVSCLEGGYVMGPLARSVEAHVRVLADL
- a CDS encoding nitronate monooxygenase family protein; the encoded protein is MSKLPPALRKLTLPVIGSPLFIISNPRLVIEQCKAGIVGSMPALNARPASQLDEWLHEITETLAAWDRAHPDSPSAPFAINQIVHKSNERLEHDMQVCAKYKVPIVITSLGAREDVNQAVHGWGGVVLHDIINNKFAKKAIEKGADGLIAVAAGAGGHAGVKSPFALIQEIRQWFDGPLALSGSIASGGAILAAQACGADFAYIGSAFIATHEARAVDAYKQAIVDGSSDDIVYSNLFTGVHGNYLAPSIRAAGLDPDNLPESDPSKMNFGGDAKKAWKDIWGCGQGIGHITEVTSAAELIARLRREYQAARERLAL
- a CDS encoding enoyl-CoA hydratase, with the translated sequence MTNATELLQVARDGRGVVTLTLNDPARFNALGHDMLAALQCALADVAQDDEARVVVLAAAGKAFCAGHNLKDMAAHPDLAWYQDLFTRCSRMMLAIHRLPVPVIARVHGMATAAGCQLVAQCDLAVASEAASFATSGIHYGLFCATPSVPLVRNVPAKRAMEMLLTGDFIDARTALAEGLVNRVVAHEALDAEVESLVQAIVQKPRAAVAMGKALVYQQRELGLEAAYQLAGQTMATNMMDEAAQEGARAFAEKRQPAWKRG
- a CDS encoding electron transfer flavoprotein subunit beta/FixA family protein, which translates into the protein MKVLVPVKRVVDYNVKVRVKSDGTGVDIANVKMSMNPFDEIAVEEAVRLKEKGAATEVIAVSCGVAQCQETLRTALAIGADRAILVETDAELQPLAVAKLLKALVDKEQPGLVILGKQAIDDDANQTGQMLAALADLPQATFASKVEVAGDKVNVTREVDGGLETLELSQPAVITTDLRLNEPRYVTLPNIMKAKKKPLETVKPEDLGVDVAPRLKTLKVAEPPKRGAGIKVPDVATLVAKLRNEAKVI